In Vogesella indigofera, a single window of DNA contains:
- a CDS encoding acyl-CoA thioesterase, with the protein MLEHTVNQRELTMSVLMTPDMANFSGNVHGGVLLKLLDQVAYACASRYAGCYVVTLSVDQVLFKQPIHVGEMVTFLASVNHVGRTSMEVGIKVIAEDIQKRSVRHTNSCYFTMVAFDNGKAMPVPALSLDSDTHKKRFREAEIRKKMRMEAEQHMQAAAQ; encoded by the coding sequence ATGCTTGAACACACTGTAAACCAGCGCGAACTCACCATGTCGGTGCTGATGACGCCGGATATGGCCAATTTTTCCGGCAACGTGCACGGCGGCGTGCTGCTGAAACTGCTTGACCAGGTCGCCTACGCCTGTGCCAGCCGCTACGCCGGCTGCTACGTGGTGACGCTGTCGGTCGACCAGGTGCTGTTCAAGCAGCCTATCCACGTCGGCGAGATGGTGACCTTCCTCGCCAGCGTCAACCACGTTGGCCGCACCTCGATGGAGGTTGGCATCAAGGTGATCGCCGAGGACATCCAGAAGCGCAGCGTGCGCCACACCAACAGCTGCTACTTCACCATGGTGGCGTTCGACAACGGCAAGGCGATGCCGGTGCCGGCGCTGTCGCTGGACAGCGATACCCACAAGAAGCGCTTCCGCGAGGCGGAAATCCGCAAGAAGATGCGCATGGAAGCGGA